The proteins below come from a single Mya arenaria isolate MELC-2E11 chromosome 6, ASM2691426v1 genomic window:
- the LOC128237264 gene encoding uncharacterized protein LOC128237264 produces the protein MAAIRPITIITMNASGKHQPDLLDVATKRKEAIRTLLNGERPHLILFQNFIPDQDFQEEFQNYKNIGESPKSASQFYDTLSLFCPLSLYFKNGQKKIKSKGMFVNGEFAEIMYSVSEYITGCPVIAKHRFCISQMANLRRDPKLPPAFVCISWHGPYTQAKLNEKKELLEGLLQILDNWFKKYNIPVIMGGDFNLSYKKAKKLMYFSNKAHSLAILKSGRDDSTFYVMNISFIFMAHVQTIEKTTFIVNINEHCIFNHSPARLNIIDNTIDIGSIDGIEECFSRMFRPKKRNGLFLVTCPKNIGSVGRFFCFFVFFFVFLFFFPGSQHLLICHVTHR, from the coding sequence ATGGCTGCAATAAGACccataacaataataacaatgaatGCCAGTGGAAAACACCAGCCTGATCTTCTCGATGTAGCAACTAAGAGAAAAGAGGCCATCAGAACTCTTCTGAACGGAGAAAGGCCTCATCTTATCCTCTTCCAAAATTTCATACCAGACCAGGACTTTCAGGAGGAATttcaaaactataaaaatatagGGGAGTCTCCAAAGAGTGCAAGCCAATTTTATGACACGCTGAGCTTATTTTGTcctttaagtttatattttaaaaacggacaaaaaaaaataaaatctaaagGTATGTTTGTCAACGGTGAATTTGCAGAGATAATGTATTCAGTTAGCGAATACATTACGGGATGCCCTGTCATAGCTAAACATCGTTTTTGCATATCACAAATGGCAAACCTTAGAAGAGATCCTAAACTTCCACCAGCTTTTGTCTGTATATCATGGCATGGTCCCTATACACAAGCTaaactgaatgaaaaaaaagaattgcTGGAAGGATTATTGCAAATCCTGGACAactggtttaaaaaatacaacattccAGTAATTATGGGCGGTGATTTCAATCTGagttataaaaaagcaaaaaaacttATGTATTTCTCAAATAAAGCACACAGCTTAGCTATATTAAAATCAGGGAGAGACGATAGTACATTTTATGTTATGAACATATCCTTCATTTTTATGGCACATGTTCAAACAATTGAGAAAACAAcgtttattgtaaatataaacgAACATTGCATCTTCAACCATTCTCCAGCAAGGCTAAACATTATTGACAACACAATTGATATAGGTTCAATTGATGGCATAGAGGAATGTTTTTCAAGAAtgtttaggcctaaaaaaagaaatggtttgtttctggttacaTGCCCAAAAAATAttgggtcggtaggtaggtttttttgtttttttgtttttttttttgtttttttgttttttttccctGGCAGTCAACATCTTCTTATCTGCCATGTAACTCATCGATAA